A window of the Microbulbifer aggregans genome harbors these coding sequences:
- a CDS encoding TenA family transcriptional regulator, whose amino-acid sequence MKFFDQLQEQTRAARQGLLEVPLIQRGARGDLTRDEYIAFLSQAYHHVKHTVPLLMACGSRLTDQQEWLREAIAEYIEEETGHQEWILNDITACGGDAEVIRRSSPNLSTELMVAYAYDTIARGNPLGFFGMVHVLEGTSIQLADSAAGAIAESLQLPEKAFSYLRSHGALDIGHVEFFKGLMNRITDPADQQAIIHSARVIYRLYGDIFREVERQAAFPQTEVA is encoded by the coding sequence ATGAAGTTTTTTGACCAGCTCCAGGAGCAAACCCGTGCCGCCCGGCAGGGACTGCTCGAAGTCCCGCTGATCCAGCGCGGAGCCCGCGGTGACCTGACCCGGGACGAATACATCGCCTTTCTCAGCCAGGCTTACCATCACGTCAAGCACACGGTGCCGCTGCTGATGGCCTGTGGCAGTCGTTTGACCGATCAGCAGGAATGGCTCCGCGAGGCGATTGCGGAATATATCGAAGAAGAGACCGGTCATCAGGAGTGGATCCTGAATGACATTACTGCCTGCGGTGGCGACGCTGAGGTGATACGCCGGAGTTCCCCCAATCTGTCGACCGAATTGATGGTGGCTTATGCCTACGACACCATTGCACGGGGTAATCCGCTCGGCTTTTTCGGCATGGTGCACGTGCTGGAAGGTACCAGTATCCAGCTCGCCGACAGCGCAGCCGGGGCGATCGCGGAGTCGCTGCAACTCCCGGAAAAGGCGTTCAGTTACCTGCGTTCACATGGCGCCCTGGACATCGGCCATGTGGAATTTTTCAAGGGTCTGATGAACCGCATCACCGATCCCGCAGACCAGCAAGCCATCATTCACAGTGCCCGGGTCATTTACAGACTCTACGGTGACATCTTCCGCGAAGTCGAACGGCAGGCGGCATTTCCGCAAACAGAGGTGGCCTGA
- a CDS encoding AMP-binding protein — MELIGKTLVQALQQPPSDAPALEGREELLTFGQLRQRIGLMAAQLQTLSLSVIGLHADNGPQWLIADLACQQAGTVLVPLPGFFSSAQLSHTIVASGMQAILTDDCERFTTLPETGQAKANIDDLALIEIPKVRTAALPPETSKVTFTSGSTGAPRGVCLSNDTQLNTAAALARELQSLGCRRHLCILPLATLLENVAGAYTSWLLGGLVIAPGLDSLGLSGSSQLDIARLCSSIDHHRPHSLILLPQMLKLLVTAVDRGWKAPPSLRFIAVGGGKVAADLLCRARRLGLPVFEGYGLSECGSVVALNLPGADHPGAAGRPLPHCEIRVKDGEVLVRGPRYLGYLDELADPDAWLSTGDLGALDKAGFLHITGRRKNILISSFGRNISPEWIESEVLLSPTIAQCVVVGDDRPYCSALIFPLPGTDEAAVDQWLARVNTKLPDYAQLREWRPLPEPLTFQGALLTANGRPRRGDIASTYADLIDSMYETARVSS, encoded by the coding sequence ATGGAATTGATCGGAAAGACACTTGTCCAGGCACTGCAACAGCCGCCGAGTGATGCCCCGGCCCTGGAGGGTCGAGAAGAGCTGCTGACTTTCGGCCAGCTGCGCCAGCGTATCGGGCTGATGGCGGCACAGCTGCAGACACTGTCCCTGTCAGTCATCGGTCTGCATGCCGACAACGGTCCCCAGTGGCTTATTGCCGACCTGGCCTGTCAGCAGGCTGGCACGGTGCTGGTGCCTCTTCCGGGTTTTTTCTCTTCAGCCCAGCTATCGCACACCATTGTTGCAAGCGGCATGCAGGCCATTCTTACCGATGACTGTGAGCGCTTTACAACACTGCCGGAAACCGGGCAGGCGAAAGCCAACATCGATGATCTGGCACTGATTGAAATTCCAAAGGTGCGGACGGCAGCGCTGCCGCCTGAGACCTCCAAGGTGACTTTTACTTCCGGGTCCACGGGCGCGCCGCGAGGGGTCTGTCTCTCCAATGACACACAGCTGAACACAGCGGCGGCACTGGCCCGCGAGCTGCAAAGCCTCGGCTGTCGGCGCCACCTGTGTATCTTGCCGCTGGCCACCCTGCTCGAGAACGTGGCTGGTGCCTATACCAGCTGGCTCCTCGGCGGCCTGGTTATTGCCCCCGGGCTCGACAGCCTCGGGTTGAGCGGGAGCTCGCAGCTAGACATAGCCCGGCTGTGCAGCAGCATCGATCACCATCGTCCGCATAGTCTCATCCTGTTGCCGCAGATGCTCAAGCTGCTGGTGACGGCTGTTGACCGTGGCTGGAAAGCGCCACCCTCATTGAGATTCATCGCCGTGGGCGGCGGCAAAGTGGCCGCGGATCTGTTGTGCCGGGCTCGCCGTCTCGGACTGCCGGTATTTGAGGGCTATGGCCTCTCCGAGTGTGGCTCGGTAGTGGCATTGAATCTGCCCGGGGCCGATCACCCGGGAGCTGCAGGCAGGCCTCTGCCGCACTGTGAGATCAGGGTAAAAGACGGCGAAGTCCTGGTGCGCGGGCCGCGCTATCTGGGTTATCTGGATGAACTCGCCGATCCGGATGCGTGGCTGTCTACCGGAGACCTGGGAGCTCTGGATAAAGCGGGATTCCTGCATATTACCGGGCGTCGCAAGAATATCCTGATCAGCTCGTTTGGCCGCAACATCTCCCCCGAGTGGATCGAGAGCGAGGTATTACTTTCACCGACCATTGCCCAGTGTGTCGTTGTGGGGGATGACCGTCCCTATTGCAGCGCATTGATTTTCCCGCTCCCCGGCACGGACGAGGCGGCTGTCGATCAGTGGCTGGCCCGAGTCAATACCAAACTCCCCGATTACGCACAACTGCGTGAGTGGCGGCCGTTGCCGGAGCCGCTCACTTTCCAGGGGGCGTTGCTCACTGCTAACGGGCGACCGCGAAGAGGTGATATTGCCAGCACTTACGCCGATCTGATCGATTCCATGTACGAAACAGCGAGAGTCTCATCATGA
- a CDS encoding thermostable hemolysin: MSLESCQYAGAVEPVGPSGPILAPPLFDLLTPYDSGRHALEGYIAAKFATTYGARIRHFLPCLLALRGADQTRAALGLRRAGQESLFLEQYLDEPIEQRLASVTLQPVERHQVVEIGNLVATSRGGSLYLFLMLAELLHAAGLTWAIFTATPEVQQLLGKLAREPLALCEADGRRLGDGLSEWGSYYETRPVVTAINVPAERARLLRLPAIRSMLDAYATEAQSLAQVLRRAPAWN, translated from the coding sequence ATGTCACTGGAATCCTGTCAGTACGCCGGGGCGGTCGAACCGGTGGGGCCTTCTGGACCCATCCTCGCGCCGCCGTTATTCGATCTTTTGACGCCGTATGACAGTGGGCGGCATGCGCTTGAGGGCTATATCGCCGCCAAGTTTGCCACGACCTACGGTGCCCGTATTCGGCATTTCTTGCCCTGCTTACTGGCTCTCCGCGGGGCTGACCAAACGCGGGCGGCTCTGGGCCTGCGCCGGGCCGGCCAGGAATCCCTGTTTCTGGAGCAGTATCTCGACGAGCCCATTGAGCAGCGTCTCGCCAGTGTTACCTTGCAGCCGGTCGAGCGCCACCAGGTGGTCGAGATTGGCAATCTGGTTGCCACCAGTCGCGGTGGAAGTCTGTACCTGTTCCTGATGCTGGCTGAACTGCTTCATGCCGCTGGCCTGACCTGGGCAATTTTCACCGCCACCCCTGAAGTACAGCAACTCCTGGGCAAGCTCGCCCGAGAACCACTGGCACTTTGTGAAGCCGATGGGCGGCGGCTCGGTGATGGTCTGTCCGAGTGGGGGAGTTATTACGAAACCCGTCCGGTCGTCACCGCGATCAATGTGCCGGCAGAGCGAGCGCGGCTACTGCGATTGCCTGCAATAAGATCAATGCTCGATGCCTATGCCACAGAGGCACAGTCACTCGCTCAGGTGTTGCGGAGGGCTCCAGCATGGAATTGA
- a CDS encoding universal stress protein, with protein sequence MQQQATIFVVVDPNDERHFALDRALTIARLRAPQPRLLVFVAVDGEAVDTRAVNTHLFRDESWFREQIRQPVAEAGLECEIQVCWSSDWQGAIIQESRRCNAEMIYLPVHAKSSRRFTFAESKWQVLKQARCPVVLIRPGARAQRKVVLATVNYQAKTDKQRQLNRQITERARYIAACYGAELHLVNAYLDSLLYPDRGALAKLARKTGVPTERIHVKRGYTNEVVSKVAREIDADLVVMGTLNQYGETGSLLRGNTAERVIGGLEVDVMVCNEFTSTAGALIEKSEPKLAAAS encoded by the coding sequence ATGCAACAGCAAGCCACCATCTTCGTGGTCGTCGATCCCAATGATGAGCGCCATTTCGCACTCGACCGCGCCCTCACCATCGCCAGACTGCGCGCCCCGCAGCCGCGCCTGCTGGTATTCGTCGCCGTGGACGGCGAGGCAGTGGATACCCGTGCGGTGAACACCCACCTGTTTCGGGACGAGTCCTGGTTTCGGGAGCAGATCCGTCAGCCGGTGGCTGAAGCCGGGCTCGAATGCGAGATTCAGGTGTGCTGGTCCAGCGACTGGCAGGGCGCCATTATTCAGGAGTCACGGCGCTGCAATGCGGAAATGATCTACTTACCGGTGCATGCCAAATCCAGCCGGCGCTTCACCTTCGCCGAATCCAAGTGGCAGGTACTGAAGCAGGCCCGCTGTCCGGTGGTACTGATCCGTCCCGGCGCCAGGGCACAGCGTAAAGTGGTGCTGGCAACCGTGAACTACCAGGCCAAGACCGACAAGCAGCGCCAGCTCAACCGCCAGATTACCGAGCGGGCACGCTACATTGCCGCCTGCTACGGTGCCGAGCTGCACCTGGTAAACGCCTACCTGGATTCACTGCTCTACCCGGATCGCGGTGCCCTGGCAAAGCTGGCTCGCAAGACCGGTGTGCCCACCGAACGGATTCATGTGAAGCGGGGTTATACCAACGAGGTTGTGTCAAAAGTCGCTCGGGAAATCGATGCGGACCTGGTGGTGATGGGTACGCTGAATCAGTATGGCGAGACCGGCTCGCTACTGCGGGGCAATACCGCTGAGAGGGTCATCGGGGGGCTAGAGGTTGATGTGATGGTGTGTAATGAATTCACCAGCACAGCGGGCGCTCTCATTGAAAAAAGCGAACCCAAACTTGCTGCAGCCAGTTAA
- a CDS encoding alpha-amylase family glycosyl hydrolase, protein MRKLTSLCAGLLLAASQSLPAVSAESKAETSAFWRNATVYFMLPDRFANGNPDNDLSYGRKGDAAPLRGFMGGDLRGVIEKIEAGYFNDLGVDALWMSPVYEQIHGATDEGTGRTYAFHGYWPKDWTTVDRNFGTEAELAELIEKARSRGIRVLLDVVINHTGPVTEQDPLAPQSWVRPDPVCDWTGFAGTVSCTLVDNLPDILTESEEPVELPQQLREKWQREGRLEQELAELDAFFERTGYPRAPKYYLVKWATDWVREYGVDGFRVDTTKHVEPEVWAVLKKEASLALTEWKAKNPQEKLDDREFFMVGEVYGFGANDFGVTRGRNYDFGDRQVDFFDFGFDSMINFDFSQRAGDDWESLFSTYSENLNDGPLDGVGVLNYLTSHDDMNSFDRERKRAHEAATKLMLAPGAVQIYYGDELARPLNADQAEGDAQLRSPMNWGDLEKEGTRDLLEHWQKLGQFRQMHPAVGAGEHRMIAKTPYTFTRNLKGESAVLIALDAPKGPKSVAVNGVFADGVRLKDHYSGQAVTVDGGSVQLNSPFEIVLLAPEKERG, encoded by the coding sequence ATGAGAAAACTGACTAGCCTCTGCGCCGGCCTGCTGCTGGCAGCCTCGCAAAGCCTGCCCGCCGTATCGGCGGAGAGCAAGGCCGAAACTTCAGCGTTCTGGCGCAATGCGACCGTCTACTTCATGCTGCCGGACCGTTTTGCCAACGGCAATCCTGACAATGATCTGTCATACGGCCGCAAAGGCGACGCTGCGCCCCTGCGCGGCTTTATGGGTGGCGACCTGCGGGGAGTGATCGAGAAAATTGAGGCGGGGTATTTCAATGACCTGGGGGTCGACGCCCTCTGGATGTCACCGGTGTATGAGCAGATCCACGGTGCCACCGATGAAGGAACCGGCCGTACCTATGCCTTCCACGGTTATTGGCCAAAGGACTGGACCACGGTCGACCGCAACTTTGGCACCGAGGCCGAGCTGGCCGAGCTGATCGAGAAGGCCCGTAGCCGTGGCATCCGTGTGCTGCTGGATGTGGTGATCAACCACACTGGCCCGGTCACCGAACAGGATCCACTGGCGCCGCAATCCTGGGTGCGTCCCGATCCCGTCTGTGACTGGACCGGTTTTGCCGGCACCGTGAGCTGTACCCTGGTCGACAACCTGCCGGACATCCTGACCGAGAGCGAGGAGCCGGTGGAGCTGCCGCAGCAACTACGGGAAAAGTGGCAGCGCGAAGGCCGGCTCGAGCAAGAACTGGCAGAGCTCGATGCGTTTTTTGAGCGCACCGGCTACCCGCGTGCGCCCAAGTACTACCTGGTGAAGTGGGCCACTGACTGGGTGCGTGAATACGGTGTGGACGGGTTCCGCGTGGACACCACCAAGCATGTGGAGCCGGAAGTCTGGGCTGTGCTGAAGAAAGAAGCGAGCCTGGCGCTGACAGAGTGGAAGGCGAAAAACCCACAGGAAAAACTCGATGATCGTGAGTTCTTTATGGTGGGTGAGGTCTACGGATTTGGCGCCAATGATTTTGGTGTGACACGTGGACGTAATTACGACTTTGGAGATCGGCAGGTCGACTTTTTCGACTTCGGCTTCGACAGCATGATCAATTTCGATTTCTCCCAGCGTGCCGGTGATGATTGGGAGAGCCTGTTCTCCACGTATTCAGAAAACCTGAATGATGGGCCGCTGGATGGCGTGGGTGTGCTCAATTACCTGACGTCCCACGACGATATGAATTCGTTTGACCGTGAGCGCAAGCGGGCCCACGAAGCGGCAACCAAGCTGATGCTGGCGCCGGGTGCGGTGCAGATCTATTACGGCGATGAGCTGGCGCGGCCGCTGAATGCTGATCAAGCAGAGGGAGATGCCCAGCTCCGCAGCCCGATGAATTGGGGCGACCTCGAAAAGGAGGGAACGCGCGACCTGCTGGAGCACTGGCAGAAGCTCGGACAGTTCCGGCAAATGCATCCGGCGGTGGGCGCAGGTGAGCATCGTATGATCGCGAAAACTCCCTACACCTTTACCCGCAACCTGAAAGGTGAGAGTGCCGTGTTGATCGCTCTAGATGCACCAAAAGGTCCGAAGAGCGTTGCGGTAAATGGAGTCTTTGCCGATGGTGTCCGCCTGAAAGACCATTACTCTGGTCAGGCTGTTACTGTTGACGGTGGCAGCGTACAGCTCAATTCCCCGTTCGAGATTGTTCTGCTGGCGCCTGAAAAAGAGCGCGGTTGA
- a CDS encoding alpha/beta hydrolase, which translates to MTRPIRLMPRSAILLGLALLLGAASAAMASSTASHRVQILPDIWMDQLQRQRTIRVYLPDGYGKSDRRYPVLYMHDGQNLFDDATAYAGEWGVDETLSELQSARGLALIVVGIDNGGDARINELKPFDHPKYGPGEGEAYLDFLVRELKPRIDREYRTLAGRDHTAIMGSSLGGLMSHVAITRYPETFSRAGIFSPAYWIAPAFFQEARQFLPADSRLYLLAGGREGEEMVSDYRRMTALLKDSQEAAVLHRLAPQGEHNERFWRSELKAAIEWLFPPETPDA; encoded by the coding sequence ATGACCAGACCAATCCGACTGATGCCCCGCTCAGCGATACTGCTGGGCCTCGCCCTGCTCCTGGGGGCCGCAAGTGCCGCAATGGCCAGCTCCACCGCAAGCCACCGGGTTCAGATATTGCCGGACATCTGGATGGATCAGTTGCAGCGCCAGCGGACGATCCGCGTTTATCTGCCCGATGGCTATGGCAAATCCGACCGGCGCTATCCCGTTCTCTATATGCACGATGGCCAGAACCTCTTCGATGATGCGACCGCCTATGCCGGCGAGTGGGGCGTCGACGAAACCCTCTCTGAGCTGCAGTCAGCGCGCGGCCTCGCCCTGATCGTGGTGGGTATCGACAACGGCGGCGATGCGCGCATTAACGAGCTCAAGCCGTTCGACCATCCCAAGTACGGGCCCGGCGAGGGCGAAGCTTACCTGGATTTCCTGGTCCGGGAACTCAAGCCCCGTATCGACCGCGAATACCGGACCCTGGCCGGTCGCGACCACACGGCCATTATGGGCAGCTCTCTCGGCGGCCTGATGTCCCATGTCGCGATCACACGCTACCCGGAGACCTTCAGCCGCGCGGGCATCTTCTCACCGGCCTACTGGATCGCGCCCGCGTTTTTCCAGGAGGCCCGCCAATTCCTGCCCGCAGATAGTCGGCTCTACCTGCTTGCAGGTGGTCGGGAGGGAGAAGAAATGGTGTCGGATTACCGCCGCATGACGGCACTGCTCAAGGACAGCCAGGAGGCCGCCGTGCTTCATCGGCTGGCTCCACAGGGCGAACATAATGAACGTTTCTGGCGGTCGGAACTGAAAGCGGCTATCGAGTGGCTGTTCCCGCCAGAAACCCCTGACGCTTAA
- a CDS encoding DUF3014 domain-containing protein, whose protein sequence is MSDYQSSRGWILGLIIVAAIAAGAYFLLRGSPEPTPPPAPITEPEPEPTPEVDLEPEPEPEPVPVEPAPEPEPQRELPSLNESDETARGDLLSLAPDGALGRWIVSDEVVRKWVAAVNAASTGEMMAKNRPYNNPPGELAVAEEGPTGMVLSEENYQRYDVPVRLFAMADTGKAVELYRFWYPRLSEAFGELGMRDKNFHQVFLKAIDVALAAPEADQPIQLVRPSVYFKFADPQMEKLPGVHKLMIRIGPENAARVKEKLRELKAELESMPMQNP, encoded by the coding sequence ATGTCAGATTATCAGTCGAGCAGGGGATGGATTCTGGGGCTGATTATTGTCGCCGCCATTGCCGCTGGCGCCTATTTTCTTTTGCGGGGCTCGCCCGAACCAACACCGCCCCCCGCCCCGATCACCGAACCGGAGCCCGAGCCTACGCCAGAAGTAGATCTGGAACCCGAACCTGAACCGGAACCTGTGCCGGTGGAACCCGCCCCGGAGCCAGAGCCGCAGCGGGAACTCCCGTCGTTGAACGAGAGCGACGAAACTGCCCGTGGCGATCTCCTCAGCCTTGCGCCCGATGGAGCACTGGGCCGCTGGATCGTATCCGATGAGGTAGTGCGCAAGTGGGTGGCTGCCGTGAATGCCGCCTCCACCGGCGAGATGATGGCAAAGAACCGCCCCTACAATAATCCTCCCGGCGAGTTAGCCGTAGCCGAGGAGGGCCCGACGGGCATGGTGCTGTCAGAGGAAAACTACCAGCGCTACGATGTGCCGGTGCGACTATTCGCGATGGCGGATACGGGCAAGGCCGTTGAACTCTATCGATTCTGGTACCCGAGACTGTCGGAGGCTTTCGGCGAGCTGGGTATGCGCGATAAAAACTTCCACCAGGTATTCCTGAAGGCCATCGATGTCGCCCTGGCCGCACCGGAGGCCGACCAGCCCATCCAGCTGGTGCGCCCATCGGTCTACTTCAAGTTTGCCGACCCGCAAATGGAGAAGCTGCCCGGGGTACACAAGCTGATGATCCGCATCGGGCCGGAGAATGCGGCGCGGGTGAAAGAAAAACTACGGGAGCTGAAGGCGGAACTGGAAAGCATGCCAATGCAAAACCCGTGA
- a CDS encoding SGNH/GDSL hydrolase family protein, translating to MTTDTLLTLMLGPLLLVQGKWVRRRTPRLPEPDGARQGQSGTGPGLRVLVLGDSAAAGVGAASQSEALLGQVVGALSRQFCLDWSLVARTGATTAETIEAVKEMRGSGFDVVITSLGVNDVTSGVGPGQWIAQQQQLRELLRERLDARLLICSGLPPVHSFPALPQPLRWYLGRRATRFDRILRDDTSAEANTEFLSLRFSQDQALMASDGFHPGPGVYREWGRRVAELVNQRLKGKLSGL from the coding sequence ATGACAACGGATACGCTGCTTACGCTGATGCTCGGCCCTCTGCTTCTCGTACAGGGCAAGTGGGTGCGCCGGCGTACTCCGCGCCTTCCAGAGCCGGATGGAGCCCGCCAGGGGCAGTCTGGAACGGGGCCTGGCTTGAGAGTCCTGGTTCTGGGCGATTCGGCCGCCGCGGGAGTCGGTGCCGCAAGCCAGTCTGAGGCACTGCTCGGCCAAGTGGTCGGGGCTCTCTCCCGGCAGTTTTGTCTGGATTGGTCTCTAGTCGCGCGCACGGGCGCCACGACCGCTGAGACGATTGAGGCGGTAAAAGAGATGCGGGGAAGTGGTTTCGATGTTGTCATCACTTCGCTCGGTGTGAACGATGTTACCAGTGGCGTGGGTCCCGGGCAGTGGATCGCACAGCAACAGCAGTTGCGGGAACTGCTGAGGGAGCGTCTCGACGCCCGCCTGCTGATTTGTTCCGGCCTGCCACCGGTGCACAGTTTTCCTGCCCTGCCTCAACCGCTGCGCTGGTATCTGGGGCGCCGGGCGACGCGCTTTGACCGGATTCTTAGGGACGATACCAGCGCCGAGGCGAACACAGAGTTTCTCAGCCTGCGATTCTCACAGGACCAGGCGCTGATGGCGAGTGACGGTTTCCACCCGGGGCCTGGTGTCTATCGGGAGTGGGGTCGGAGAGTGGCTGAGCTGGTCAATCAGAGGTTGAAAGGGAAGCTGAGTGGGCTCTGA
- a CDS encoding tryptophan halogenase family protein, whose protein sequence is MSDQNIKNLVILGGGTAGWMTASLMAKVLGKSINITLVESDKIGTVGVGEATIPPIINFNQALGLNEREFLKATKGTIKLGIQFENWLRQGESYMHAFGSIGKNFPFCDFHHFWRRSRASGQDSSLWDYSLNYQAAINNKFAHLAQIKGTNLPGISYAYHFDAGLYAQYLRSYSESKGIKRIEGTVKSVQVRPQDGFVETLILEDGQSIAGDLFVDCTGLAALLIEKTLGVDFEGWSHWLPCDRAMAVPSAGSKPIVPYTRSIAHAAGWQWRIPLQHRTGNGMVYSSKHWSDDEAREVLMGNLDGEALAEPRVIPFRTGRRTRQWDRNVVSIGLSSGFLEPLESTSIHLIQSAATRLIKSFPHQGIKAEEVAEFNRQSQVEIERIRDFIILHYKLNERRDSAFWRECESMSIPETLENKIELFRRTGKVFRDYDDLFTEVAWQQVMIGQGVFPEDHHTIADNLSEEQLSDLMNSLRTLVDGTVKSLPGHEQFLAGLS, encoded by the coding sequence GTGAGCGACCAGAATATAAAAAATCTCGTCATTCTTGGTGGGGGCACTGCCGGCTGGATGACAGCATCGCTAATGGCGAAGGTCCTCGGTAAGAGCATTAACATTACGTTAGTCGAGTCCGACAAAATCGGTACGGTTGGCGTTGGCGAGGCCACGATTCCGCCGATCATTAACTTCAACCAGGCACTCGGCCTCAACGAACGGGAATTCCTCAAAGCCACCAAAGGAACCATCAAGCTGGGTATCCAGTTTGAGAACTGGCTGCGCCAGGGCGAGAGCTACATGCACGCCTTTGGCAGTATCGGCAAGAATTTCCCCTTCTGTGATTTTCACCATTTCTGGCGCAGAAGTCGCGCCAGCGGTCAGGATTCGAGCCTCTGGGATTACTCGCTCAATTACCAGGCAGCGATCAATAACAAATTTGCCCATCTGGCGCAGATCAAGGGCACCAATCTGCCCGGTATCTCCTATGCCTACCATTTCGACGCTGGACTCTATGCTCAGTACTTGCGCAGTTACAGTGAAAGCAAAGGCATAAAGCGGATTGAGGGAACGGTAAAAAGTGTTCAGGTGCGACCGCAGGACGGCTTTGTAGAAACGCTGATTTTGGAGGATGGACAGAGCATCGCAGGAGATCTGTTTGTTGACTGTACCGGATTGGCAGCGCTGTTGATTGAAAAAACGCTGGGTGTGGATTTTGAAGGATGGTCACATTGGCTGCCCTGCGATCGGGCCATGGCTGTGCCCAGTGCCGGTAGCAAGCCGATCGTGCCCTATACCCGTTCGATTGCCCACGCCGCGGGCTGGCAATGGCGTATCCCACTACAGCACCGCACCGGTAATGGCATGGTCTACTCCAGCAAGCACTGGAGTGATGATGAAGCACGGGAAGTACTCATGGGGAACCTGGATGGTGAAGCTCTGGCCGAGCCGCGGGTTATCCCATTCCGCACCGGACGCCGGACCAGGCAGTGGGACAGGAACGTTGTCAGTATTGGCCTTTCCAGTGGTTTTCTTGAGCCGTTGGAGTCCACAAGTATCCATCTGATTCAGTCTGCCGCGACGCGTCTGATCAAGTCATTTCCGCACCAAGGCATCAAGGCAGAGGAAGTGGCTGAATTCAATCGTCAGTCACAGGTGGAGATTGAGCGCATTCGAGATTTTATCATCCTGCACTACAAGCTCAACGAGCGGCGTGATAGTGCGTTCTGGCGTGAATGTGAATCGATGAGCATTCCGGAAACGCTGGAGAATAAGATCGAGCTTTTCCGTCGCACAGGCAAAGTTTTCCGCGATTACGATGACCTGTTTACTGAGGTGGCCTGGCAGCAGGTTATGATCGGGCAGGGCGTCTTCCCGGAGGACCACCATACGATTGCTGACAACCTCTCTGAAGAACAACTCAGCGACCTGATGAACAGCCTCCGAACTCTAGTCGATGGAACGGTGAAGTCTCTTCCAGGTCACGAGCAGTTCTTGGCGGGCTTGAGTTGA